The following proteins come from a genomic window of Musa acuminata AAA Group cultivar baxijiao chromosome BXJ1-7, Cavendish_Baxijiao_AAA, whole genome shotgun sequence:
- the LOC103990568 gene encoding probable LRR receptor-like serine/threonine-protein kinase At2g24230, with product MGTGVFAFSLIISLLLRCLASQHPNNTDAFVVSDFFRKMKVAPSSAEGSSSRVCSWRGVSCDGQERVVSLVASGFGFSGPIPESTIGKLSELRVLDLSHNNITGLSLDFAEPGSSLRSLNLSWNKITGPLPSNLGNFKLMESLDLSHNWFTREIPSQVGSLSSLVVLNLSRNLLEASIPVAILGCTSLVAIDLSHNRLSGSLPGGFGVAFKNLSTLDLSENEISGKMPDLSRLDSITYLNLSGNLLQELALGVFRDPLQVMDLSRNQFHGLISQVHHSSVSSWSSLVYLDMSMNELTGYFFPGLEDLSSLRHLNLAFNKFSSQEFHLLEMPSSLEYLNLSKANLTGQIPPRISRLLNMKVLDLSRNHITGNIPELSTKNLQGIDLSLNNLTGEIPKSLQKKLPVMENFNFSYNNLTYCGMKFSPETLESSFIGSQSDCPIAVNPDGIGSVDNKHKDLKLGLALALSLFFLLAGLISLALALRKRTPSWTVKQPSYREEQNISGPFYFQTDSTTWVADVKLATSVPVVIFEKPLLNFTFADLLSATSDFDKGTLLAEGRYGPVYRGFLPGGIHVAMKVLVHGSMVTDQEAAKELERLGQIKHPNLVSLTGYCLAGDQRIAIYDYMENGNLQNLLHDLPLGLQSTEDWTSDTWEQDNAVIQSITTEGMTTWRFRHKIAIGAARALAFLHHGCFPPIVHRDVKASSIYIDSAMESRLADFGLSSIVGNSMEGDISRGSPGYTPPEFSELENMLATTKTDVYGFGVVLFELITGKKPIGDEYSEDKEITLVHWARDLVRRNEYSRLIDPKIRETGPEKQMEEALRIAYLCTADLPPKRPSMHQIVGLLKDIEPVTIMH from the coding sequence ATGGGCACCGGCGTCTTTGCCTTCTCCTTGATCATTTCTCTGCTGCTGAGGTGCTTGGCCTCGCAGCATCCGAACAACACGGATGCCTTCGTCGTCTCTGATTTCTTCCGGAAGATGAAGGTGGCGCCTTCCTCTGCCGAAGGCAGTTCTTCCCGAGTCTGTTCATGGCGAGGCGTCTCCTGCGACGGCCAGGAGAGGGTCGTCAGCTTGGTGGCTTCCGGCTTCGGCTTCTCCGGTCCTATCCCTGAATCCACCATCGGTAAGCTCAGCGAGCTCCGGGTCTTGGATCTCAGCCACAACAACATCACCGGGCTGTCTTTGGACTTCGCGGAACCGGGTAGCTCGCTCAGGAGCCTCAACCTCTCCTGGAACAAGATCACGGGGCCGCTTCCGAGCAACCTCGGCAACTTCAAGCTCATGGAAAGCCTCGACCTCTCGCACAACTGGTTCACCCGCGAGATCCCGTCGCAGGTGGGCTCGCTGTCGAGCTTGGTGGTCCTCAATCTCAGCAGAAACTTATTGGAGGCGAGCATTCCCGTTGCGATTCTTGGATGCACCTCTCTGGTCGCGATCGATCTTTCTCACAATCGATTAAGCGGGAGTTTGCCTGGTGGATTTGGTGTTGCCTTCAAGAACCTAAGCACTCTGGATCTTTCCGAAAACGAGATCAGTGGGAAGATGCCGGATTTATCCAGGTTGGATTCGATCACCTATCTCAATCTTTCGGGCAATCTTTTGCAAGAACTGGCCCTCGGAGTGTTCCGGGATCCACTGCAGGTGATGGACCTGAGCCGCAACCAGTTTCATGGCCTCATCTCTCAGGTACATCACAGCTCCGTCTCCAGTTGGTCTTCTCTGGTTTATCTTGACATGTCGATGAACGAACTCACCGGGTACTTCTTCCCTGGTCTGGAGGACTTGAGTTCACTAAGGCATCTTAATCTCGCATTTAACAAGTTCTCTAGCCAGGAGTTTCATCTCCTAGAAATGCCATCTTCTCTGGAGTACTTGAACTTGTCGAAAGCCAATCTCACCGGCCAAATTCCGCCTCGGATCTCTCGGTTGCTTAACATGAAGGTATTGGACCTTTCCCGGAATCATATTACTGGCAACATACCTGAGCTAAGCACCAAGAACCTGCAAGGGATAGATCTTTCGCTGAACAATCTCACAGGCGAAATCCCAAAGTCCTTGCAAAAGAAGCTACCCGTGATGGAAAATTTCAACTTCTCCTACAACAACCTTACTTATTGTGGTATGAAATTTTCACCTGAAACACTGGAATCATCATTCATCGGGTCACAGAGTGACTGCCCCATTGCAGTTAACCCGGATGGTATTGGATCTGTGGATAACAAACACAAGGATCTCAAGTTAGGATTGGCTTTGGCTTTGTCACTGTTCTTTTTGTTAGCAGGGTTGATCAGCCTCGCCCTGGCTCTTCGAAAGAGGACGCCATCGTGGACAGTCAAGCAACCGTCATACCGGGAGGAACAGAACATTTCTGGCCCCTTCTACTTTCAGACGGATTCGACAACTTGGGTTGCCGACGTCAAGCTTGCTACCTCTGTCCCTGTTGTCATCTTCGAGAAGCCGTTACTGAACTTTACCTTTGCTGACCTCTTGAGTGCGACATCCGATTTCGACAAAGGAACCTTGTTGGCTGAAGGAAGGTATGGACCTGTCTACCGAGGATTTCTACCTGGAGGCATTCATGTAGCCATGAAGGTTTTGGTTCATGGATCAATGGTGACAGATCAGGAAGCTGCGAAAGAGCTCGAGCGACTTGGTCAGATCAAACACCCCAATTTAGTGTCCTTAACCGGTTACTGTTTGGCTGGGGATCAAAGGATTGCTATATATGATTACATGGAGAACGGAAACCTACAGAATCTACTCCATGATTTACCACTGGGCCTGCAATCGACCGAAGATTGGACCAGTGATACATGGGAACAAGATAATGCTGTCATACAGAGTATTACCACTGAAGGAATGACAACTTGGAGATTCAGACACAAAATTGCAATAGGTGCTGCAAGGGCATTGGCATTTCTTCACCATGGATGTTTCCCTCCAATAGTTCACAGAGATGTGAAGGCAAGTAGCATTTATATTGATTCGGCGATGGAGTCTAGGTTAGCTGACTTTGGATTATCAAGTATAGTGGGGAATAGCATGGAGGGTGATATTTCGCGAGGATCACCGGGTTACACTCCTCCAGAATTCTCTGAGTTAGAAAACATGTTGGCAACTACAAAAACCGATGTTTATGGATTTGGGGTTGTGCTGTTCGAGCTTATTACAGGGAAGAAACCGATCGGAGATGAatactccgaagacaaggagattaCTTTGGTCCATTGGGCAAGGGATCTGGTGAGGAGAAATGAGTACTCGAGATTGATTGATCCAAAGATTCGTGAAACAGGACCAGAGAAACaaatggaggaagcactaagaatTGCTTATCTATGTACAGCCGACTTGCCACCGAAGAGGCCATCCATGCACCAGATTGTTGGTCTCCTCAAGGATATCGAACCTGTCACTATTATGCATTGA
- the LOC103990567 gene encoding chorismate mutase 2, cytosolic, whose amino-acid sequence MASTEHSTAATSEMDEEKEAPPPQDLTLGWVRDALIRQEDSIVFALIERARFPYNAPAYDPSLLPQQGGRSLVEAFARGAEVLQAKFGRYQNPEEVSFFPDDLPAPSGIPYNFPEVFHPASASVTANNAIWNMYFNDLLPLFTVEGDDGNYTSTAAADLVCLQALSRRIHYGKYVAEVKFRDAPQDYMTAICAKDRDALMKLLTFEAVEEMVKRRVLKKAMVFGQTVTLEDKTFDDETKYKVDPAVVARLYDEWVIPLTKDIEVEYLLRRLD is encoded by the exons ATGGCTTCCACGGAACACTCCACCGCCGCCACCAG CGAGATGGACGAGGAGAAGGAGGCGCCACCGCCACAGGATTTGACGCTGGGATGGGTGAGGGACGCGCTGATTCGGCAGGAGGACTCCATCGTCTTCGCCCTCATCGAGAGGGCCAGGTTCCCCTACAACGCCCCCGCGTACGACCCGTCCTTGCTCCCCCAACAGGGGGGCCGCTCCCTCGTCGAGGCTTTCGCCAGAGGGGCGGAGGTTCTTCAGGCAAAG TTCGGTCGATATCAAAACCCAGAAGAGGTATCTTTCTTCCCAGATGATCTTCCTGCACCATCCGGGATTCCTTACAACTTCCCAGAG GTCTTCCATCCAGCATCTGCATCTGTTACTGCAAATAATGCCATCTGGAACATGTATTTTAATGATTTGCTCCCACTATTCACTGTCGAAGGAGATGATGGGAACTACACATCGACAGCGGCAGCAGATCTTGTGTGTTTGCAG GCCCTCTCCCGAAGAATCCACTATGGCAAGTatgttgcggaggtgaagtttagAGATGCTCCacaagattatatgacagcaatttGTGCGAAG GATAGGGATGCTTTGATGAAGTTGTTAACGTTTGAGGCTGTCGAAGAGATGGTCAAAAGAAGGGTGCTGAAGAAAGCCATGGTGTTCGGGCAAACCGTAACCTTGGAGGACAAAACTTTCGATGATGAAACCAAGTACAAGGTGGATCCTGCGGTCGTTGCTCGTCTCTATGACGAGTGGGTTATACCCTTGACCAAGGACATCGAAGTGGAGTACCTTCTCCGACGTCTTGATTGA
- the LOC103990566 gene encoding early nodulin-like protein 19, which translates to MGFRQLRLLLLLLSVAVAFVSATDHIVGGHLGWNPNINYTLWANNQTFYVNDLISFRYQKNMYNVFEVNKTGYDNCTMDGLAGNWSSGKDFIPLDQAKTYYFICGNGFCFSGMKVSVTVVHPLNASSAAPPNASTHGAAGSAAPGLRPWPSNAAALLVAAAASMVIGSGVGI; encoded by the exons ATGGGTTTCCGTcagctccgcctcctcctcctcctcctctccgtcGCCGTGGCCTTCGTCTCCGCCACCGACCACATCGTCGGCGGCCACCTCGGGTGGAACCCCAACATCAACTACACGCTGTGGGCCAACAACCAGACCTTCTACGTCAACGACCTCATCT CCTTCAGGTACCAGAAGAACATGTACAACGTGTTCGAGGTGAACAAGACGGGGTACGACAACTGCACCATGGACGGCCTCGCCGGCAACTGGAGCTCCGGCAAGGACTTCATCCCCCTCGACCAGGCCAAGACCTACTACTTCATCTGCGGCAACGGCTTCTGCTTCAGCGGCATGAAGGTCTCTGTCACCGTCGTCCACCCCCTCAACGCCTCCTCCGCCGCTCCACCCAACGCCTCCACCCACGGCGCCGCCGGATCCGCCGCCCCGGGGCTCCGTCCGTGGCCGTCGAACGCCGCGGCTCTCCTCGTCGCCGCCGCGGCTTCGATGGTGATCGGATCTGGTGTCGGGATCTGA
- the LOC103990565 gene encoding early nodulin-like protein 15, with protein sequence MSSSSLVCLTLLLVSFTISEARDFLVGGDDRAWRVPPTTNDSLNRWAEKNRFQVGDSLVWKYDAAKDSVLQVTREAYLSCNRSSPVAEHRDGMAVVELHRSGAYYFISGAEGACKQGEKLIVVVMSERHSLRGGLAPAPGPTEFEGPAVAPTSGASMTVVLKSGVAAALLVLGIIL encoded by the exons ATGTCTTCATCATCGCTCGTCTGCCTCACCCTTCTCCTCGTAAGCTTCACTATCTCGGAAGCAAGAGACTTCTTGGTCGGGGGCGACGACCGGGCCTGGAGAGTCCCACCCACCACCAACGACTCCCTCAACCGGTGGGCCGAGAAGAATCGGTTCCAAGTCGGCGACTCCCTCG TTTGGAAGTACGACGCCGCGAAGGACTCGGTCCTGCAGGTGACCAGGGAGGCGTACTTGAGCTGCAACAGGTCGAGCCCGGTGGCGGAGCACAGGGATGGGATGGCCGTGGTGGAGCTGCACCGCTCGGGGGCGTACTACTTCATCAGCGGCGCGGAGGGGGCTTGCAAGCAGGGGGAGAAGCTGATCGTGGTGGTGATGTCGGAGCGGCACTCGCTTCGCGGCGGTCTCGCTCCGGCTCCCGGTCCGACGGAGTTCGAGGGCCCGGCGGTGGCGCCAACCAGCGGAGCTTCGATGACGGTCGTACTGAAGAGCGGAGTCGCGGCTGCTCTGCTGGTGTTGGGGATCATACTGTGA